From Methylopila sp. M107, a single genomic window includes:
- a CDS encoding lipoprotein-releasing ABC transporter permease subunit has product MSQAATTDDAPGGTKPFAGFEWLIAGRYLRARRKEGFISVIAGFSFLGIMLGVATLIIVMAVMNGFRTELLNKILGINGHVVVQPLDGPLTDYEQVAERLAKVSGVKFAIPLVEGQALASSPAASNGVLVRGLRAQDLGKLKLVASTIKEGTLEGFDEAGGILIGRRLADQLGVRAGDTISLVTPRGAVTPMGVTPRIKGYQVQAVFEIGMSEYDAAFAFLPFEEAQAYFNREGDASSIEVYLDHPDLVDEVKPALEKAAGRQVYMVDWRARNKTFFSALEVERNVMFLILTLIVLVAALNIISGLIMLVKDKGRDIAILRTMGATRGAVMRIFLITGASIGVVGTLAGFALGMIVCWNVEGIRAFLAYLTGTELFSPEIYFLSRLPAEPNVRETATVVLMALVLSVVATLYPSWRAAKLDPVEALRYE; this is encoded by the coding sequence ATGTCCCAAGCCGCGACCACCGACGACGCCCCCGGCGGAACGAAACCCTTCGCGGGCTTCGAATGGCTGATCGCGGGGCGCTATCTGCGCGCGCGGCGGAAAGAAGGTTTCATCTCGGTCATCGCCGGGTTCTCGTTCCTCGGCATCATGCTGGGCGTCGCGACGCTGATCATCGTGATGGCGGTGATGAACGGGTTCCGCACGGAACTGCTCAACAAGATTCTGGGCATCAACGGCCATGTCGTGGTGCAGCCGCTCGACGGGCCGCTGACCGATTACGAGCAGGTCGCGGAGCGCCTCGCCAAGGTTTCCGGCGTCAAGTTCGCGATCCCGCTGGTCGAGGGCCAGGCGCTGGCGTCGTCGCCGGCCGCCTCGAACGGAGTGCTGGTCCGGGGTCTTCGCGCGCAGGACCTCGGCAAGCTGAAGCTCGTCGCCTCGACCATCAAGGAAGGCACGCTCGAAGGCTTCGACGAGGCCGGCGGCATTCTCATCGGCCGCAGATTGGCGGACCAGCTCGGCGTGCGCGCGGGCGACACCATCTCGCTCGTCACCCCGCGCGGCGCCGTCACTCCAATGGGCGTCACGCCGCGCATCAAGGGCTATCAGGTGCAGGCGGTGTTCGAGATCGGCATGTCCGAATACGACGCCGCCTTCGCGTTCCTCCCCTTCGAGGAGGCGCAGGCCTATTTCAACCGAGAGGGCGACGCCTCGTCGATCGAGGTCTATCTCGACCATCCCGACCTCGTGGACGAGGTGAAGCCGGCGCTCGAAAAGGCCGCCGGCCGGCAGGTCTACATGGTCGACTGGCGGGCGCGGAACAAAACCTTCTTCTCCGCGCTCGAGGTCGAGCGGAACGTCATGTTCCTGATCCTCACCCTCATCGTGCTGGTGGCCGCGCTCAACATCATCTCCGGCCTCATCATGCTGGTGAAGGACAAGGGGCGCGACATCGCGATCCTGCGAACCATGGGCGCGACGCGCGGCGCCGTGATGCGCATCTTCCTGATCACCGGCGCCTCCATCGGCGTGGTCGGCACGCTTGCCGGCTTCGCGCTCGGCATGATCGTGTGCTGGAACGTGGAGGGCATCCGCGCCTTCCTCGCATACCTCACCGGCACCGAGCTGTTCTCGCCCGAGATCTACTTCCTCAGCCGCCTGCCGGCCGAGCCCAACGTCCGCGAGACCGCGACCGTGGTGCTGATGGCGCTGGTGCTCTCGGTGGTCGCGACGCTCTATCCGTCCTGGCGGGCCGCCAAGCTCGATCCGGTCGAGGCGCTCAGATACGAATGA